A genome region from Aphelocoma coerulescens isolate FSJ_1873_10779 chromosome Z unlocalized genomic scaffold, UR_Acoe_1.0 ChrZ, whole genome shotgun sequence includes the following:
- the NIPSNAP3A gene encoding protein NipSnap homolog 3A produces the protein MLPPALLRRPLAAAARLALPRAGPQIRLATGPRQNNGTFYEIRTYDIKPAKMKEFLELANEHFHFCPARSELVGFWYTDLGALNKVLHIWKYDNFAHRTAVRHALANDKDWQGKFISVVRPMMEKQHNEVAYLVPWCQLGKPPKEGGVYEWVTFQMKPGGPALWGEAFQAAINAHINTGYTRLIGVFHTEYGLLNTVHVLWWNESPDHRAAGRHSAHEDARVVAAVRDSVRFLESQQNMLLIPTQCSPLK, from the exons ATGCTTCCGCCGGCGCTGCTCCGCCGGCcgctcgccgccgccgcccgcctggcccTGCCGCGCGCCGGCCCACAG atACGCCTTGCTACAGGGCCCAGACAAAATAATGGAACTTTCTATGAAATTCGCACATATGATATTAAGCCAGCGAAGATGAAGGAGTTTTTGGAATTGGCCAATGAACACTTTCATTTTTGCCCAGCTCGCTCGGAGCTGGTAGGATTCTGGTACACGGACCTGGGAGCGCTGAATAAGGTGCTTCACATTTGGAAGTACG ATAATTTTGCCCACAGAACAGCAGTCCGGCATGCACTAGCCAATGACAAAGACTGGCAGGGAAAATTCATCTCTGTGGTTCGCCCCATGATGGAGAAACAGCACAATGAGGTTGCTTATCTGGTACCCTGGTGTCAACTTGGGAAGCCTCCAAAAGAAGGGG GGGTATATGAATGGGTTACTTTCCAGATGAAGCCTGGTGGGCCAGCATTGTGGGGTGAAGCATTTCAAGCTGCAATCAATGCTCACATCAACACAGGATATACCAGGCTGATTGGTGTTTTCCATACAGAATATGGATTACTTAACACAG TCCATGTGTTATGGTGGAACGAGAGCCCAGATCACCGGGCAGCAGGCAGACACAGTGCCCATGAAGATGCCAGAGTCGTAGCAGCTG TGCGTGACAGCGTCAGATTCTTGGAGTCCCAGCAAAATATGCTTCTGATTCCTACGCAATGCTCACCGCTGAAGTAA